One window of Actinomycetota bacterium genomic DNA carries:
- a CDS encoding glycosyltransferase: MTSITAVPLDSRSIDPFHALLSDDEQAQVERSLARTAADLSGRTLWHVNSTAEGGGVAEMLSTLVPYLRGGGIDARWAVIEGTDAFFDITKRIHNLLHGARAERPSAAEMDLYAEVMAHNGEDLADRVGPGDVVVFHDPQTAGLIPLVRAFGARVVWQCHVGCDEPNRHTRAAWDLLRPAVRHSERFVLTRPDYLWDGLDADRLRIVPPTIDAFSPKNQELSPETTDSILAAAGLGSDGSSHAPTFERVDGSVGRVRHRVRCHGGHPALRGDAKVATQISRWDRLKDPVGLVRMAADHLRARADVDLILAGPEIGTVTDDPESAGVYADCCTAWDALEPSLRERVHLVQVPMADDDENSAIVNALQRRSDVVIQKSLVEGFGLTVAEAMWKRRPVVASAVGGIQDQIEHGRSGLVVEDPHDLAGVATAVLSLLDDPTAAEQLGTEARERVRTYFLAPRQLQQWCELASELAPAASAA; this comes from the coding sequence ATGACATCGATCACCGCGGTGCCACTCGACTCCAGATCGATCGACCCCTTCCACGCGTTGCTGTCCGACGATGAGCAGGCGCAGGTCGAGCGGAGCCTCGCGCGCACGGCCGCCGATCTCTCCGGCCGGACCTTGTGGCACGTGAACTCGACCGCTGAGGGGGGCGGTGTGGCCGAGATGCTCAGCACCCTGGTGCCGTACCTGCGTGGCGGTGGCATCGACGCGCGCTGGGCGGTGATCGAGGGGACGGACGCGTTCTTCGACATCACCAAGCGCATCCACAACCTCCTGCACGGTGCCCGTGCCGAACGTCCCAGCGCGGCCGAGATGGACCTGTACGCCGAGGTGATGGCGCACAACGGCGAAGACCTCGCGGATCGGGTCGGACCGGGAGATGTCGTGGTGTTCCACGATCCCCAGACCGCGGGTCTCATCCCGCTGGTACGAGCCTTCGGGGCGCGAGTGGTGTGGCAGTGCCACGTGGGTTGCGACGAGCCGAACCGCCACACCCGCGCCGCCTGGGACCTGCTGCGGCCGGCGGTCCGCCACTCGGAGCGCTTCGTCCTGACACGTCCCGACTACCTGTGGGACGGACTCGACGCGGACCGGCTGCGGATCGTGCCGCCGACGATCGACGCCTTCTCTCCCAAGAACCAGGAGCTGTCGCCGGAGACGACCGACTCGATCCTCGCTGCTGCGGGTCTGGGGTCGGACGGCTCGTCGCACGCCCCGACGTTCGAGCGGGTCGACGGCTCCGTCGGTCGGGTGCGTCACCGCGTGCGCTGCCACGGTGGACATCCGGCCCTGCGCGGGGACGCGAAGGTCGCCACGCAGATCTCGCGGTGGGACCGGCTGAAGGACCCCGTCGGCCTCGTCCGCATGGCCGCCGACCACCTGCGTGCACGTGCCGATGTCGACCTGATCCTCGCTGGCCCCGAGATCGGGACCGTCACCGACGACCCGGAGAGCGCGGGCGTGTACGCGGACTGCTGCACCGCCTGGGACGCGCTCGAACCATCCCTACGGGAGCGGGTTCACCTCGTGCAGGTACCGATGGCGGACGACGACGAGAACTCGGCCATCGTCAACGCGCTGCAACGCCGATCGGACGTCGTGATCCAGAAGAGCCTCGTCGAAGGCTTCGGGCTCACCGTGGCCGAGGCGATGTGGAAGCGCCGGCCGGTCGTGGCCAGTGCGGTCGGCGGGATACAGGACCAGATCGAGCACGGCCGCAGCGGTCTCGTCGTCGAGGATCCGCACGACCTGGCCGGCGTGGCCACGGCGGTGCTGAGCCTGCTCGACGATCCGACCGCCGCCGAGCAGCTCGGAACCGAGGCACGCGAGCGCGTCCGCACGTATTTCCTCGCTCCACGCCAGCTCCAGCAGTGGTGCGAGCTGGCCAGCGAGCTCGCCCCTGCGGCCTCCGCGGCGTAG